The following coding sequences lie in one Candidatus Neptunochlamydia sp. REUL1 genomic window:
- a CDS encoding dipeptidase, protein MSIPVVDLHCDLLAYLNGDRDKHSPEDEASRCSLPLLKKGGVSFQALALFSETGKQPRKEFEGQLECYHKIKAMKGPQFVPAIENASGLLEEGESIDLLPQRFDQEKWLYVSITWKDENRFGGGDMTQVGLKEDGRRLLDYMGGKGVAIDLSHSSDTLAEEIFNYLHKKGLKILPIASHSNFREVKMHPRNLPDSFAKEIIRMGGVIGINFVRHFVGNEPDDFVRHIEHGLSLGGEDALALGADFFGGISIPAIEHLKPFYQSRYSNSSCYPAFYQLLETAFGQKQADKIFYKNSHILTNF, encoded by the coding sequence ATGTCGATTCCCGTTGTTGATCTTCATTGCGACTTGCTAGCCTATCTCAATGGTGATAGAGACAAGCATAGTCCCGAAGATGAAGCCTCAAGATGTTCACTCCCCCTTTTAAAAAAAGGGGGAGTTTCTTTTCAGGCTCTTGCACTATTTTCCGAAACAGGAAAACAGCCCCGCAAAGAGTTCGAGGGTCAGTTAGAGTGTTATCATAAAATTAAGGCAATGAAGGGACCGCAGTTTGTGCCGGCTATTGAAAATGCTTCAGGGCTTTTAGAGGAAGGGGAATCCATTGACCTTTTGCCGCAGCGTTTTGATCAAGAAAAGTGGCTTTATGTTTCCATAACGTGGAAGGATGAGAATCGTTTTGGTGGGGGTGACATGACTCAGGTAGGCTTAAAAGAGGACGGAAGAAGGCTTCTTGATTACATGGGTGGAAAGGGGGTTGCAATTGATCTCAGCCATAGCTCAGATACATTAGCAGAAGAGATTTTCAATTATCTTCATAAAAAAGGATTGAAAATCCTTCCGATCGCTAGCCATTCGAATTTCCGGGAAGTGAAAATGCATCCACGGAATCTTCCCGACTCCTTTGCAAAAGAAATCATTCGGATGGGGGGCGTCATAGGGATTAACTTTGTCCGCCATTTTGTAGGAAATGAGCCTGATGATTTTGTGCGTCATATTGAGCATGGTCTTTCCCTTGGAGGGGAAGATGCACTGGCTCTTGGTGCCGATTTCTTTGGAGGGATATCTATTCCCGCAATTGAGCACTTGAAGCCCTTTTACCAAAGTCGTTATTCAAATAGTAGTTGTTATCCAGCATTTTACCAATTATTAGAAACAGCCTTTGGCCAGAAGCAGGCAGACAAAATCTTCTATAAAAACAGTCACATTTTAACAAACTTCTGA
- a CDS encoding alpha/beta fold hydrolase: MPFAPVNGIKLYYEAYGKGKPLVFLSGFSTHHLTWQSFIEPLQDDFQLILLDNRGAGQTTAPASPYSIDTMADDTVALMDHLKLDRASMVGSSMGTAIIQTIAHRAPKRIDKGVLIAPFSKLPRTSLLKIMTTGKLLQAGVPLDLVIETVIPWLFSRDFVASPEKVSAKKEEMTKNPFPQSIEGFLGQMRALETFDSSQFIRQLEAKFLLIAGEEDLSTPFSCAQFLHEHLANSTLHSFSRMGHMVHAEKHGEVLALIQKFVKM; the protein is encoded by the coding sequence ATGCCTTTTGCACCGGTTAATGGAATCAAGCTTTACTATGAAGCATATGGCAAAGGAAAACCTCTTGTTTTTCTTTCAGGATTTTCAACTCATCACCTGACATGGCAATCGTTTATTGAACCTTTGCAAGATGATTTTCAGCTAATTCTTTTAGACAACCGTGGAGCGGGACAAACAACGGCGCCTGCATCTCCGTACTCAATAGATACGATGGCTGACGATACCGTTGCACTTATGGACCACCTAAAGCTCGATAGGGCAAGCATGGTAGGCTCTTCAATGGGAACTGCAATCATTCAAACAATCGCTCATCGCGCACCAAAGCGCATCGACAAAGGAGTTCTAATTGCTCCCTTTTCGAAACTTCCACGCACTTCTCTTTTAAAAATAATGACAACTGGGAAGCTTCTGCAAGCAGGAGTCCCTCTTGACTTAGTCATTGAAACCGTAATCCCCTGGCTATTTAGCCGCGACTTTGTAGCAAGCCCTGAAAAAGTCTCAGCTAAAAAAGAGGAAATGACAAAAAACCCCTTTCCACAATCAATCGAAGGTTTTCTTGGGCAAATGCGTGCTCTTGAAACTTTTGACTCCTCACAATTTATCAGGCAATTAGAAGCAAAGTTCTTGCTCATTGCTGGTGAAGAGGATCTTTCAACTCCCTTCTCTTGTGCACAATTCCTTCACGAGCATCTTGCAAATTCCACCCTCCATTCCTTTTCAAGAATGGGGCACATGGTACATGCAGAAAAACACGGGGAAGTTCTAGCTCTTATTCAGAAGTTTGTTAAAATGTGA
- a CDS encoding alpha/beta fold hydrolase — MPNIIVNEIKFYYERHGSGDPLILICGFTNHLEMWRKFIPKLSPSFEVIVFDNRGAGRTESSPSPYTIEVLADDVIGLMDSLRIQKAHMAGFSMGSLIIQSIGHRHAERIHKGVLIASFSVLPSTALMQAHSVAKLFQAGVDPALALETMLPWIYSNDYLSDPKRVVRTIDTLLKNPYPQSPEGYIGQLQALSKCDMSDRLAVIETPLLILAGEEDLYTPFYEAKLLREQLPNAVLKGVPGVGHMLYIEAEDITVEGIHAFCTG; from the coding sequence GTGCCGAATATTATTGTTAATGAAATTAAGTTTTATTATGAGCGTCATGGAAGTGGCGATCCTCTTATCTTGATTTGCGGTTTCACAAACCACTTGGAAATGTGGAGGAAGTTTATTCCAAAGCTTTCCCCGTCTTTTGAGGTAATTGTTTTCGATAACCGGGGCGCAGGAAGAACAGAAAGTTCACCTTCTCCTTATACGATCGAGGTACTTGCTGACGATGTGATTGGACTCATGGACTCTTTAAGAATTCAAAAAGCTCATATGGCTGGGTTTTCTATGGGATCTCTCATTATTCAATCGATTGGACACCGCCACGCTGAAAGAATTCATAAGGGAGTCCTAATCGCTTCTTTCAGTGTTTTGCCAAGTACGGCCCTCATGCAAGCACATTCAGTTGCAAAACTTTTTCAAGCAGGTGTAGATCCCGCTCTAGCATTAGAAACAATGCTTCCATGGATTTATAGTAACGATTACTTGTCCGATCCAAAAAGAGTCGTAAGGACGATCGATACCCTGCTTAAAAATCCCTATCCCCAATCTCCTGAGGGTTACATAGGGCAGCTTCAAGCTCTTTCAAAGTGCGATATGTCTGATCGACTCGCTGTAATCGAGACCCCCTTATTGATTCTGGCAGGTGAAGAAGATCTCTATACTCCTTTTTATGAAGCAAAACTTTTAAGAGAACAACTGCCGAATGCTGTTCTTAAAGGCGTTCCAGGAGTCGGACATATGCTCTATATAGAAGCGGAAGATATCACCGTGGAGGGAATTCATGCCTTTTGCACCGGTTAA